In the Gossypium arboreum isolate Shixiya-1 chromosome 10, ASM2569848v2, whole genome shotgun sequence genome, one interval contains:
- the LOC108462115 gene encoding uncharacterized protein LOC108462115: MTIPEYDRWWDQKINDNIPMLDKGNPRLIEEHLKVIPSELEIIKQDFQRKSRELEKRIEQLEEEKMQLGLDVDVQKLEAERLSKGKNKDEEDLDSLKTDYKKLCRSMRTVGLGKTFEQWRQEVKEEKSKANQWEEKLCDAQARESALKGSLVESQNEKEGLKIRVSELERSLYQYRSRNSIVELKASQSRIEELKEKIEELQTVLQNRELQIELLEVNNE, from the coding sequence ATGACTATCCCTGAGTACGACCGGTGGTGGGATCAGAAgattaacgacaacatccctatgTTAGATAAAGGAAATCCTCGATTGATAGAAGAacacttgaaagtaatcccatctgagctagaaatcatCAAGCAAGATTTCCAGAGAAAAAGTCGGGAGCTAGAAAAAAGGATTGAGCAATTGGAGGAAGAAAAAATGCAGCTAGGGTTAGATGTCGATGTTCAGAAACTAGAAGCTGAAAGACTCAGTAAAGGAAAAAACAAGGATGAAGAGGACTTGGACAGTTTGAAAACAGACTATAAGAAGCTGTGTAGGTCAATGAGAACTGTCGGGTTAGGAAAAACATTTGAACAGTGGCGACAGGAAGTAAAAGAAGAGAAAAGCAAAGCCAACCAATGGGAAGAAAAACTCTGtgatgctcaagctcgagaaaGTGCTCTGAAAggaagtttggtagaaagccagAATGAGAAGGAGGGGTTAAAGATTCGGGTATCAGAGTTAGAAAGGTCCTTGTATCAGTATCGTTCGCGTAACTCTATAgtcgagttgaaagctagtcagaGCAGAATCGAAGAATTAAAAGAGAAGATAGAAGAACTTCAAACGGTgctgcaaaatcgtgaacttcagatTGAACTCCTCGAGGTAAATAATGAGTGA